The Tigriopus californicus strain San Diego chromosome 5, Tcal_SD_v2.1, whole genome shotgun sequence genome includes a region encoding these proteins:
- the LOC131880932 gene encoding LOW QUALITY PROTEIN: aminopeptidase N-like (The sequence of the model RefSeq protein was modified relative to this genomic sequence to represent the inferred CDS: deleted 2 bases in 1 codon) — MNWKFHGPKITQFKAIVAVSHSFGSRTLTKTPFGHFRLDPDIRPLSYELKVIPRLEESIFYGTFGIVLRSTKSISAITLHSVQLSLSKRDLKLHWQPNEMIELEITDLVWDTQEQTMTISFDGSLAGDLSNETLILSGNYTGILTNDGYGFYQDSFQRAMDGTVSKMAVTQLEPHFARRMFPAFDEPSFKAQFQISVAAPPEWLVQGNVAIRASGQRVHEFPGLVWTEFQTTEVMAPYTVALSVSELDCQNCSNDIQDTPIVRVCARHEQLSLGRGEYACSIPDKALIRLVEEFAIDPLLEKIDLIAPPSKGGAMENWGLNTFGENLLLIDPLSSSDKDRRLALQVVSHELTHQWFGNLITLGFWDEVWLNEGFTSYYSYVGMDAIEPESDHLHFIQTNEVHGAMEYDAWSNGHALKTEITRIDQYEALFDSLSYQKGAAIVRMMIHWISAPTFQRAIHQFLSDTLFGASSSMALLPILDQVAKEDGSLSVHDDFQEFMRSWLEQPSFPVLYVSESKSRPGEILLEQFKMSQPNENANFTICCTQGENANFTIPVTWRTVLDEGGSRSFVMRCAKLTFQVNDLSDNDILLFNPNQTGYYRVNYELENWNKIQLVLMDRPDQISAPTRVQLLNDAFSLAHFEHLDFEVPLHLARYIATDHHHLPWSVLTKELQKVGSYLKLTEVYEKFLQFVSELTRSKYLEIGLADNQEDFTHRFLRKDIIQLSSLCNLEELRIDLEPLMSRWMASLTPDEVDSNPFNQNSRYEIYCALVGQDSVDFWGFLYQRYITAIGNPERESGDILAALGCSNSEAQLEWFLDQLLIANNSITQRFDAYKVLHSVGNNPKGREIVWTWMDLNWNFLKEGTLGPVDLLVSVAAQALGYSSFQLSDQLILDQFLLDHGSDILIASGSIRKAKLQIQSNALWHQTHYDQFEAFFS, encoded by the exons ATGAATTGGAAGTTTCATGGGCCCAAAATCACACAATTCAAGGCTATTGTTGCCGTTTCTCATAGTTTCGGTTCAAGAACACTAACAAAG ACGCCTTTTGGGCACTTTCGATTGGATCCTGATATAAGACCACTCTCATACGAGCTCAAAGTTATCCCGCGTCTGGAAGAATCCATTTTCTACGGAACTTTTGGAATCGTGCTTCGATCAACAAAATCCATCAGTGCCATAACTTTGCATTCAGTTCAATTGAGCTTATcaaaaagagatttgaaaCTCCATTGGCAACCGAACGAGATGATTGAGCTTGAAATTACGGATTTAGTTTGGGATACTCAAGAGCAAACCATGACCATTTCATTCGATGGCTCGTTGGCGGGAGACTTGTCCAATGAGACCTTAATTTTAAGTGGAAATTATACTGGTATCCTAACCAACGATGGGTACGGGTTTTATCAAGACTCGTTCCAACGAGCCATGGATGGAACCGTCTCGAAAATGGCTGTTACACAACTGGAACCGCACTTTGCCAGGCGAATGTTTCCTGCTTTTGACGAGCCCAGCTTCAAAGCtcagtttcaaatttctgTGGCTGCTCCTCCGGAATGGTTGGTTCAAGGGAACGTAGCAATACGTGCCAGCGGACAAAGGGTCCATGAGTTTCCGGGTCTCGTGTGGACCGAGTTCCAAACTACAGAGGTAATGGCTCCTTACACTGTGGCACTTTCCGTCAGTGAATTGGATTGCCAGAACTGTTCCAACGATATCCAGGACACGCCTATTGTGCGAGTGTGTGCCCGGCATGAACAGTTATCCTTGGGTCGGGGTGAATATGCATGCTCAATTCCAGATAAGGCTCTGATTCGTCTAGTTGAAGAATTTGCCATCGATCCCTTGTTAGAGAAGATTGACTTGATAGCCCCACCCTCGAAAGGTGGAGCGATGGAGAATTGGGGCTTGAATACCTTTGGTGAGAATCTCCTTCTCATCGATCCTCTGAGCTCGAGTGACAAGGATCGGAGGCTAGCTCTTCAAGTGGTGTCTCATGAATTGACCCACCAATGGTTTGGCAATCTAATTACATTAGGCTTTTGGGACGAGGTCTGGTTGAATGAAGGCTTCACATCATATTACTCCTATGTGGGCATGGACGCGATCGAACCCGAATCAGATCATTTGCATTTCATACAAACCAATGAAGTCCACGGAGCCATGGAATACGATGCGTGGAGTAATGGCCATGCATTAAAGACCGAAATAACGCGTATAGACCAGTACGAGGCCTTGTTCGATTCACTGTCATATCAGAAAGGTGCAGCCATTGTGCGAATGATGATCCATTGGATTTCGGCCCCCACCTTCCAGAGAGCCATCCATCAATTCTTGTCTGACACACTGTTTGGCGCTTCTTCATCTATGGCACTGTTGCCGATACTCGATCAAGTAGCCAAAGAAGACGGGAGCCTCTCCGTGCACGACGACTTCCAAGAGTTTATGAGAAGTTGGTTGGAACAACCGAGCTTTCCTGTCCTTTACGTGAGTGAGTCAAAATCACGTCCAGGGGAGattcttttggaacaattcaaaatgagccaACCCAATGAAAACGCCAACTTCACcatctgctgtac ccaaggcgaaaACGCCAACTTCACCATCCCTGTAACTTGGAGGACGGTTCTGGATGAGGGTGGCAGTAGGTCTTTTGTGATGAGATGTGCCAAATTAACTTTCCAAGTCAATGACTTGAGTGACAACGACATCCTCCTTTTTAATCCCAATCAAACTGGATATTATCGAGTGAATTACGAGCTCgagaattggaacaagatccAATTGGTTCTAATGGACAGACctgatcaaatttcagcccCCACCCGAGTGCAACTTTTGAACGACGCTTTCAGTTTGGCACATTTCGAGCACTTGGATTTTGAAGTCCCATTGCATCTGGCTCGATATATAGCCactgatcatcatcatcttccatGGAGTGTACTTACCAAGGAACTTCAGAAAGTTGGATCGTACCTCAAGTTGACTGAAGTCTACGAAAAGTTTCTACAATTTGTGTCGGAACTCACTCGATCAAAATATCTGGAGATTGGGTTGGCCGACAACCAGGAGGATTTCACTCATAGGTTCCTAAGAAAAGACATCATTCAGTTGTCTTCCCTTTGCAACTTGGAGGAGCTCAGAATCGATCTGGAACCTTTGATGTCACGCTGGATGGCCTCATTGACACCCGATGAGGTAGACTCGAATCCGTTCAACCAGAACTCTCGATATGAAATCTACTGTGCACTCGTCGGACAGGACTCCGTCGATTTCTGGGGTTTTCTCTATCAACGATATATCACTGCAATTGGTAATCCTGAACGAGAATCGGGTGACATTTTGGCAGCTTTGGGGTGTAGCAACAGTGAGGCGCAATTGGAGTGGTTCCTCGACCAATTGCTGATTGCAAATAATAGTATTACCCAACGTTTCGATGCCTACAAAGTACTACATAGCGTTGGAAATAATCCAAAGGGTCGAGAAAtagtttggacttggatggatctcaattggaatttcttgaaagaagGCACCCTCGGTCCGGTGGATTTGCTCGTGTCTGTGGCTGCTCAAGCATTGGGCTATAGCTCTTTCCAATTGTCTGACCAATTgattttggaccaattctTATTGGACCACGGATCAGACATTCTAATTGCAAGTGGGTCAATTCGAAAAGCCAAGCTTCAAATCCAAAGTAATGCATTGTGGCATCAAACTCATTATGAtcaatttgaagcttttttttcttga
- the LOC131880931 gene encoding uncharacterized protein LOC131880931: protein MLPNSSILTTGVASGWSLPGVFPQTLRTEELIQELGHLYTTVDLQLLDHVELVSRYLRQVRPKPKWEVSDFPPASRPFIQEIIPEGCRFHGRRSSNLIPDAASLDTAVRKREHHQINAKSVSKLESATKRPKITWP from the exons ATGCTCCCCAACTCGTCCATCCTGACGACTGGAGTGGCGTCGGGCTGGTCGCTCCCCGGGGTGTTCCCTCAAACATTAAGAACAGAGGAGCTCATCCAAGAGTTAGGCCAT TTGTACACTACGGTCGACCTTCAATTATTGGATCACGTGGAGCTCGTGTCTCGTTACTTACGCCAAGTGCGTCCCAAACCTAAATGGGAAGTGTCCGATTTTCCCCCCGCTTCCAGGCCATTCATTCAAGAAATCATCCCAGAGGGTTGTCGTTTTCATGGTCGTCGTAGTTCCAACTTGATCCCCGACGCCGCCAG tCTCGACACGGCGGTTCGAAAACGAGAGCATCATCAAATCAACGCCAAGAGTGTCAGTAAACTCGAAAGTGCCACCAAAAGGCCTAAAATCACGTGGCCTTAA